In Frederiksenia canicola, the sequence TTCTCTTTCCTTTGCTTTCGGTTATACTTTCGAACATTGTCGAATATGCAAAAAAGGAAAGGTTATGAACGAGCCATTTGTACAAAATGATCATCCCCATCGCCGTTTTAACCCATTGAAAAATCAGTGGGTTTTAGTTTCTCCTCATCGTGCTAAACGTCCTTGGCAAGGGCAACAAGAAGCCTTAGTGCAAGATGAAAAACCGAGTTACGACCCGACTTGCTATCTCTGCCCAGGCAATAAACGCATTACGGGCGAAGTGAACCCGAATTACACGGAACCTTTTGTTTTTAAAAACGATTTTTCTGCCTTACTTGCCGATACGCCTTGTCCTCCTGAAAATCATGATCCGCTTTTCCGCATTTCTCATACTCAAGGCGAGAGCAGAGTGATCTGCTTTTCGCCTGATCACAGTAAAACCTTGCCGCTTTTAACTACGGTAGAAATTGAAAAAGTGATTGAGACGTGGCAAGCACAAGTGAATGAATTAAGCCAACGTTATCAATGGGTGCAGATTTTTGAAAACAAAGGCGAAATGATGGGCTGTTCTAACCCGCACCCCCATGGACAAATTTGGGCGAGTAATTTTCTGCCAAACGAAATTGCCATTGCAGATCAATGCCAAGCCGATTATCTGCAAAAATACGGCTCGGTATTGTTAGTTGATTATGCAAAACGAGAACTTGAGTTTAAAGAACGAATTGTCGTAGAAACGGAAGATTGGTTGGCTGTTGTGCCGTATTGGGCAAGTTGGCCATTTGAAACCTTACTGCTACCTAAAGCGAAACAGTTCACTAATATCAATCAGCTTAATAAGACGGAACGAGAAGATCTTGCCCTCGCGTTGAAAAAGCTAACAACCCGTTACGATAACTTGTTTAAGATCAGCTTCCCATATTCGATGGGTTTCCACTTCGCCCCGTTCAATCAGCAAGAAAATACTCATTGGCAACTGCATGCACATTTTTATCCACCACTGCTTCGTTCGGCAACAGTGCGTAAATTTATGGTCGGCTATGAAATGTTAGCCGAAAGCCAACGTGACTTAACGCCTGAACAAGCGGCAGAACGCTTGCGTGCGGTGAGCGATGAAATTCATTACAAAAATAGCTAAAAAGGAAGAAATATGAACCCGATTGAACTCTCACAGCAAAAATTTGAACAGCATTTCGGTTATTCGCCTAAGCAAACGGTTTTCGCCCCGGGGCGAGTGAATATCATTGGTGAGCATACAGATTACAATGATGGCTTTGTGATGCCGTGTGCGATCAACTACGGTATGGCGGTCAGTTTTACTCCACGGAGTGACTCCCTTTGGCGAGTGTATGCGATTGATATTAATGAAACGGATGCTTTCGATATTAAAAAGCCCATTCCGCAAAGTGAAGACAAATGGAAAAATTATGTGCGGGGTGTGGTGAAATTTGTGCAAGCGAAATGCCCTGAATTTATTCAAGGAGCGGATATTGCGATGACCAGCGATGTGCCGATGTCGTCTGGGTTAAGTTCATCAGCAGCGTTGGAAATTTCCATTGGCAAAACTTGCCAAGTGCTTGGTAATTTGCCGTTAAGCTTATCGGAGATCGCATTGATTGGGCAAGAAGCGGAAAATAAATTCGTGGGAGCCAACTGCGGCAATATGGATCAGCTCACTTCCGCCTTGGGGCAAAAAGATCATTTAGTGATGATCGATTGTCGAACGCTCGACATCACCCCAACCCCTGTGCCACAAGGCTATTCGATTGCAATCATCAACTCCAATGTGAAACACGATTTAGTCACAGGCGAATACAATAGCCGTCGCCAAGAGTGCGAAAAAGCGGCTGAATTTTTCGGCGTGAAAGCCTTGCGAGATGTTAGCCCCGAACAATTTATCGAACGTGCTGCTGAGCTACAAGAGTTGGACGAACTTGCCTACAAACGAGCCAAACATGTGATCAGCGAAAATAATCGTGTGTTAGAAGCCGTAGAAGCATTGAAAGCGGGTGATATGCAAAAATTAGGTGTGTTAATGGCAGATTCCCACGATTCCATGCGAGATGATTTTGAGATCACCATTCCAGAAATCGACTATTTAGTTGAGCTGGCTCAAGTCGCTATCGGTAAAAATGGCGGAGCGAGAATGACTGGCGGTGGCTTTGGCGGTTGTATCGTTTGCTTAGTACCAAATGAAAAAGTCGATGATCTGCGTAAACTCATCGCCGAAAACTATCAAAAACAGACGGGCATTCAAGAAACCTTCTACGTTTGTACGGCAAATGACGGAGTGCATTTGGTTTAGTTTGATATATTAATGATGATGTCACCCTGTCTCACACCGATAAAAAGTCGTGTGTGAATACGAGCACTATCAATAAGAAGGGGATGACAAGCGGTCACATTTTTCTGATTTTTTGCAAATTTTCCCCTGACCACCTTGCTAGGCAAAGGTATTTCCCCCGCTAAAGTTGGGGATGAACTTTATTCGGAGAATAATCATTGTGAATGTATATACCTTAGAAAACAACCGCCTAAAAATTTCCCTTTCCGATTTCGGAGCGAGTTGGCTCTCTTGCGTGGTGAAATTGCCGAATGAACAGCGGGAAGTGCTAGTCTCTACCACGGCAGAAAATTGGGACAAACAGAGTGCTTATTTTGGGGCGACGGTAGGGCGGTATGCCAATCGTATTGCCAACGGTCGCTATACCTTAAACGGCAAGGAGTTTGTGTTGGCTCGCAACAACGGCAATAATCACTTGCACGGAGGCGAAGTGGGGGCAGATAAATGCCTGTGGACCGTGGAGTTTTCCGATTCACAAGCGGTCAGATTCGCTAAAACTTTTGCAAATGGTGAAGAAGGGTTTGGCGGCGAAGTGAAAGCAACGGTGGAATACCGCTTAAATGGCAATCAGCTAGACATTGAATTTAATGCGGTAAGCGATCAAGACACGCCCCTTTGTTTAACTAACCATGCCTATTTCAATTTGTCGGGCGAGCCGACCATTCATCAGCATCAATTGCAGCTCAATGCCAATCACTATTTACCAGTAGCAGCAGATGGCATTCCAAATGGAGATCTGAAAGCGGTGGAAAACAGCAGTTTTGATTTCCGCCAGTCAAAATCGATCGGGCGAGATCTGCTGACGGAGCGAGATCAACAAGCGGTGAAAGGTTACGATCACGCCTTCTTACTTGCAAAAAATCCGCAGGATCTAACCGCTTGTTCGCCTGATGCGATACTGTCGGTGGCGGATTTGCGTTTGGAGCTTCGCACTAGTAAGCCAGTATTACAAGTTTATACGGGCAACTGGCTCAACGGGCAGCCGAATTTAAATGGCGGAACCTACCCTGATTACGCAGGTATTGCGTTAGAACCTGAATTTTTCCCTGACACGCCAAATCACCCTGAATGGTGGCATTTAGGTGGGATATCCAAAGCAAATGAGCCTTATCGGCATTGGATTTCTTATCGCTTTATCGAAATGGGCTGAAGAAAAGAGTAAAAAAATAAAGGCGTTCATATTGAACGCCCTTTGTTATGCTAAAAGTAACGATTATTCGTCTTCAAAGCGTTTTGCTTTGTATTTTGGATTCATTAAGTTTTCAACGGAAAGAATGTCGTCAAGTTGTTCTTCGGTGAGAAGACCACGTTCAAGTACGACTTCACGAACACTTCTACCTGTCGTTGCACAAATTTTGCCTACAATATCCCCTTCGTGGTGACCGATAAATGGATTGAGATAAGTCACAATGCCAATTGAATTGAAAACGTAGTTTTCGCAAATTTCTTTATTTACCGTAATGCCATCGATACATTTATCACGCAAGTTGACGCACGCATTTGATAGCAATTCAATCGACTCAAACATAGACTGTGCAATCACTGGTTCCATAACATTGAGCTGTAATTGTCCAGCTTCCGCCGCGAAGGTAATTGTTGCATCATTACCAATCACTTTAAAGCAGACTTGGTTGACGACTTCAGGTACAACGGGGTTCACTTTTGCTGGCATAATTGATGAGCCAGCTTGCAATTCAGGTAAATTAATTTCATTTAAACCTGCACGTGGACCAGATGAAAGCAAACGTAAATCATTACATACTTTTGAAAGTTTGACGGCTGTCCGTTTTAAGGCACCATGCACCATCACATAAGCACCGCAGTCAGAAGTCGCTTCAATTAAGTTTTCAGAAAGGACGCAAGGTAATTGTGTAACTTCAGATAGGTATTTTACGGCTAAGCTAGAATAGCCCTCTGGCGTGTTTAATCCTGTTCCAATTGCAGTTGCACCAAGGTTGACTTCTAACAATAATTCAGCTGTTCGTTTAAGATTTTTAACTTCTTCATCAAGCAAGACAGAGAAGGCCTTGAACTCTTGCCCAACAGTCATTGGCACAGCATCTTGTAACTGAGTGCGTCCCATTTTTAAGACATTCGCAAATTCATTTGCTTTGGATTCAAAGCTCTGTTGTAAATAAAGCACTTTTGCAATCAAATGCATTACGCTGTTATATACCGCAATGCGGAATCCTGTAGGATAAGCATCGTTAGTTGATTGGCTTGCATTGACGTGATCCATTGGATTCACAACTTTATATTCACCTTTTTTGTGACCTAAAATTTCAAGTGCAAGGTTGGCAATGACTTCGTTTGTATTCATATTCACTGAGGTACCTGCCCCACCTTGATAAACATCAGATGGGAACTGATCCATACAGCGACCATTATGTAATACTTCATCGCACGCTTGTACGATAGCTTTTGCAATTTTTTTCGGGATTGCACCTAAGTCACCATTTGCCATAGCCGTGGCTTTTTTTACCATTACCATACCACGCACAAACTCAGGCACGTCTGAAATCACGTTTTTTGAAATATTGAAATTCTCTATCGCTCTCAGCGTATGAATGCCCCAGTAAGCATCATTTGGAACTTCACGTTGTCCGAGTAAATCAACTTCAATTCGAGTATTGCTCATTTTAATTTCCTTCTAAATGGATTGTTGTTATCAAAATGTTAGCGTGATCATACCGATTTCAGTAATAAAAAAATGTGAACTTGATCAAACTTTGGTTATCAAGGTGGGCGATATAAATTGCTGGTTTAGATTAGTTTTTTTTATGAAGAAAAATGGAGATAAAAAATGGGAGCTTCTTGCTCCCATGTTTACTACTTAATAATCGTTAATTCACGCACTTTAAGTTCTGTTTTGTTCCATTCGTTATCGATTTCACCATATAAGCGGAGTTTATCTTGAGCGGTAACATTTTGACCTCGCCAAATATGGTTATCGATTTCAACACGAATTTGACCAGTTGTATCGGCAAACATGTATTCGTCGTCATCAACTTGGCTCACGATAGAGCCTTCAATAGTAACATAGCTATCATCACGTGCAGATAATGCTTGTTTTACGCTGATTTGGCTTGATGGTAAATTTGCACCAAATACTTGCTGACCATTGCCTTGGTTGCTGCAGGCTGTTAGGGTCAATGTACCGAGTAATGCTGAAATTAATACGAATTTTTTCATGTTCAACTCCTTATTTTGAAATACGTGTTACATCAATTTCTGTTTTGCCGTTGTCTTTATCAACTTGACCATAAATACGCACTTTAGTTTTTGGCGTAGCGGTTAATCCACCCCAAAGTTCATCATCAATTTCCACACGAATCTGTCCCGTATTGTCTTTAAAAGTGTATTTCTCGTTACCCACTTTTTGCACAATGTAACCGTGTAATGAGACAGTAGTATCATCGTATGCTTTTTTTGCTTGTGCAACCGTTGTTGGCTGTTTAACGGCCGCATTGTGACCTTGGAAGCCGGCAAACGCAGAAGTAGAAAGAGTCAGAACAGAGACAAATGTCATTAATTTTTTCATAAATCAATTCCTAAGTAAGATTTCAACATAATCAAAGCAGTGTTGCTTAGATGTGGCTATTAGACCAGATAAATCTTAAAAAAATCTTAAGAAAATATTTATTGTTATTATTGCATTGATAGTTAAAAACGAACAAGCTCAGTCTAAGGCATATCCTTGAGCAGGTAAACATGCTCCATCTAAATATGCTTTCCTCTCTTTGAGTATTAGACGCCCCGAACAGAACCATTGCACTACCAAAGGATAGCAACGATGTTCTTGTTCATGCACACGTTCTTGAATATCCGAAATTTCATCATCAGGATAGATTGGCACTTTCGCTTGCAGTACAACTGCCCCGCCATCAACTTCTTCATTGACGAAATGAATACTCATACCGTGTTCAGTATCTCCTGCATCAATCGCTCGTTGATAAGTGTTCAGCCCAGGGTATTTCGGCAATAGAGAAGGGTGAATATTGAGAATTTTGCCTGCAAAACGCTGAGTAAATTCTGCCGTAAGAATTTTCATATAGCCAGCAAGCACAATTAAATCGGCTTGGAGTGCGGTGATTGTCTCGGCAATGGCATTATCCATTGTGAGATTGCTGTCAAAGGATTTGCGAGTAAAGACAAAAGTAGGAATGCCTGCGTTTTTGGCTCGTTCTAAACCATAAGCATCGGCTTTATTGGAAATCACGCCACAAATTTCAGCTTGAATTCTGCCTGCAGCAACGGCGTCGATAATGGCTTGTAAATTTGAGCCATTGCCCGAAATTAGCACAACTATTTTTTTCATATTTGCAAATGTTTTAGCTAAAGTGACCGCTTGTATGGCGGTTTTGAGACGAAAAATGACGGGCGGACACTTAGGTCCGCCCCTACAATAATGAGATCAAAGGAATTAAATCATTTCCACTTGTGCTTTGCCTTCATCAAGGGCGTCGATTTTACCAATTACCCACGCATTTTCACCGGCTTGTTCAAGCACCGCAAGGGCAGTTTCAACATCACTTTCAGGTAGAGCAATCACCATACCCACGCCACAGTTGAAGGTGCGATACATCTCATAACGGCTAATGTTGCCTTTTTCTTGTAACCATTTGAATGCGGGTTGCCATTCCCAACTTTTTTCGTTGATCACCGCTTTTACGTTGTTTGGTAACACGCGTGGAATATTTTCCCAGAAACCACCGCCAGTTAAATGTGCGATAGCATGAACATCAGTCTGTTTGATTAGCTGTAAAATCGATTTCACATAAATTTTAGTCGGAGCAAGGAAATGTTCGCTTAACGGTTTGCCTTCAAGTAAATCATCCGCTTTCGCACCGCTGACTTCTAACACTTTACGAATGAGTGAATAACCGTTTGAGTGTGGGCCACTTGAGCCTAACGCAATCAAAGCATCACCCACTTTTACATTTGAACCATCAATGATTTCTGATTTTTCCACCACGCCTACGCAAAATCCCGCTAAATCGTAGTCACCTGCGTGATACATTCCTGGCATTTCCGCCGTTTCACCACCAACCAATGCACAGCCTGACTGTTCACAACCGTTTGCAATACCTTTGATCACAGAACTTGCCACCTCTACATCAAGTTTGCCTGTGGCATAGTAGTCAAGGAAGAATAGTGGTTCAGCGCCTTGTACTACAAGGTCGTTTACACACATGGCAACTAAATCAATTCCGATAGTGTCGTGTTTGTTTAAGTCGATTGCTAAACGCAGTTTAGTTCCAACGCCATCAGTTCCCGAAACTAGAATCGGCTCTTTATATTTCGTCGGTAAAGCACATAATGCACCGAAGCCGCCTAATCCCCCCATCACTTCAGGGCGACGAGTACGCTTTACATCCGCTTTAATGCGTTCAACTAATTCATTTCCTGCGTGTATATCTACGCCTGCATCTTTATAACTGAGTTGTGTAGTCACGGAAAAACCTCGAAAAGTAAAAAAAACGGCAGGGATTATAGCATAAAGCAAACGTTTGCGATCCTTGTGATTTAAAATTTTATGCCCCCTTTCGCAAATTTAGGAAAATCCATTTGCCAAGTAGATGAACTTCTGCTATTTATACGCACTTTTTGGAAGCCCCTAAAATGTTGTGCTTAGGGAAGAATCATACAAAGAAAACAGGAGTGACTTATGACTCAAGTGCCAAATATCAACTCACTGAGCTTGTTAGCGATTGCTGGCGTGACCCCTTACCAACTGGGCGAAAATGAAGAATACATGAGCGATTCTCAAATTGAACATTTCCGTAAAATTTTAAAAGCCTGGCACGCTCAAATTATGGAAGAAGCAGAACGTACCAAAAGCCAAATGCAAGATGATGTGACTAATTTTGCAGACCCTGCTGATCGTGCTACACAAGAAGAAGAGTTCAGCCTTGAGCTTCGTAACCGTGATCGTGAACGTAAGCTATTGAAAAAAATAGAACAAACATTGGTCAAACTAGATTCTGGCGATTATGGCTATTGTGATGCCTGTGGCATTGAGATTGGCTTAAAACGCTTAGAGGCTCGCCCAACGGCAGAGCTTTGTATTGATTGTAAAACCCTTGCCGAAATCCGTGAAAAACAGATGGGCGGCTAATAAAAAGAAAGGATAGCAAATGCTATCCTATTTTATGCATATGGTATCTTGCCTGATTGCAGGAGAGAAACAGGCAAAAAGATATTCAGTTTTTGTCGGAGAGAGGGCTAACAAGCGGTCAGTTGTTACTGATTTTTTGCGAATGCCCTATCTCTGATTTTCGCTTCTGAATGAGGCTCAAATCTGTTCCTTCCCCGTAAGGGGAGAAGGTAGTATGTTAGAGGTGAATTATTTTTAATTACATCAAATCTTTGTTTTCAAAGCAAAAAAAAGCGAGAAATACATCGCATGTGGTTGCTAGAACAGAAACACCAACGTTAAACGCTCGTCCAAAACCAAGTTGTGCGGACGATAACAAACCCGCATCTAAGAAATCCCATTCAAAGAAAAATTCCGTGTCGGCTTCTCATATTAAACATAAGAAATACAGCGTGAGTGCCAGCCAGTACGGTATCAGTCCAAAAGATTTCCCTAGCAACGCCATAGCGATTGTGAATAAATTACACAAAAACGGCTATGAAGCTTATATGGTGGGTGGTTGCGTGCGAGACTTGCTACTTGGCTTGAAAGCCAAAGATTTTGATATTGCCACCAATGCTCGCCCAGAAGAAATCCAGAAAATTTTTGGGCGTCAATGTCGGTTAATTGGTCGCCGTTTCCGCTTAGCTCATCTTGTTTATGGGCGAGAAATTTACGAAGTCGCGACCTTTCGGGCAGGGCACGAAAACAGTCAAAACGAAAAAATCTCTAAAACCAACGATGTCGGAATGTTATTGCGAGACAACGTTTACGGCACCTTGCGTGAAGATGCTGAACGGCGCGATTTTAGTATTAATTCCTTGTATTACGATGTCGCACACAACCTGATTTTTGACTTTTTTGACGGTATTGCTGATCTCAATGCGGGGAAATTGCGTTTGATTGGTGATCCCGTTGTACGTTATCAGGAAGATCCTGTACGAATGCTACGAGCGATTCGTTTTATGGCGAAACTGGATATGTATCTCGATAAAGCCTGCGATGAACCCATTCGCACTATGGCACATTTACTTGGGCATATTCCGCCTGCCCGTTTGTTTGAAGAATCGTTGAAATTATTGCAATCGGGGCAAGGTTTTAAAACCTATGAATTATTGCGAAAATATGGGCTATTTGAGCAGCTTTTCCCTGTACTATTGCCATTTTTCACCGAGCAAAATGATTCCAACGCGGAGAGAATGTTAGCCAAAGCGTTAACTTCAACGGATGATCGCATTCGTGATAATTTGCGAGTGAATCCGGCGTTCTTATTTGCTGCGTTGCTTTGGTATCCATTGCGAGAAAAAATTGATGAACTGAAAAACGAAGGCGGTTTGAATACCTTTGATGCAATGGCATTGGCTGCAAACGATATTTTAGCGGAGAGCTGCAAAGCTGTAGCGTTACATCGTCGTTATACCGCAGTCATTCGGGATATTTGGGCGTTGCAATTTCAGTTCCCGAAACGTACGGGTAAACGCCCGCAACAAACGTTGGAACACATCAAATTTCGTGCAGGTTTTGACTTGTTAGTGATGCGAGCAGAAATTGAAGGCGGCGATTTAGTCGAGCTCAGTGCGTGGTGGCACGAATACCAATTCAGCAATGATGCACAACGCCAAGAATTGCTCAAAAGTGTGAAACCATTGCCAACGTTCCGTGATGAGCAGCCGAAGAAAAAACGCAAACCACGTCGTCGATTTCATCGCAAGAAAAAATCAGCAGCTTCAGCAACCGTAGGGGAAAATTGATGGAAACGGTGTATATTGCCCTCGGCTCAAATTTGGATAATCCCCTTGAGCAGCTTAAACAAGCGGTCAGTTCCTTAGAAAGTTTTGCAAAAAATTTTACAGTAAGCCGTTTTTACGGTAGTAAGCCGCTTGGTCCACAAGATCAGCCCGATTATGTCAATGCGGTTGCAAAATTCGAGACGGAACTGACCGCTTGCGAGCTGCTTGATAAGCTGCAAGGCATTGAAAATCAACAAGGTCGAGTACGTTTACGCCGTTGGGGCGAACGCACGCTGGATTTGGATATTTTGCTTTACGGCAATCAGCAAATTCAAACTGAACGGCTCACCATCCCCCATTATGATATGCACAATCGAGAATTTGTGATTGTGCCGTTGTACGAGATCGCCCCCGATCTTGTGTTGCCAACAGGCGTGGCATTAGCCGAGCTTTATCTGCAATTTGCTTCTCATCAAATGGTAAAATTGAGCTAAAAAAACACCGCTTGTTTGTTCAACAAGCGGTGGCTTTTAACGTCCTTTTACATCAATAATCATCACTTCAGACTGCGACCCTAGTCGCATTGGAATACCCCAGAAGCCGTAGCCGGATGTGACAAAATAGTGCCCTAAACCAATTTTTTCGTAGCCATGGTTTAAGCGGTACATCATGCGGGTGATCAAATTCGCGGGGAAGATTTGCCCGTTATGGGTATGCCCAGAGACTTGCACATCAATCGGCAATTGGCTGTGTTTAACAATCCCAGTTGGGCGATGATCGAGTAGGAAAACAGGTTTGGATGTATCCACATTTTGCAACAGCTGTTCGGTTGCTGGGCGTTTTTTATTGAGCTCATCATTGCGTCCAATAATGGTAAATTTTCCGCCTAAACTGACCGCTTGATCCCACAGAACTTGAATACCTGCTTTTTGAATTTCACTTGCAATTTTGCGTTGAGCACCAAAAAAATCATGATTGCCTAATGTGGCATATACACCAAGCGGCGCTTGTAATTTCGCCAAGTGTGGTTGCATTTGCTCTGCGAGATAGGCATCAACATTATCGTCCATAATATCGCCAGGGAGCAAAATCAGATCAACTTTCTGTTCATTGAAAATATCAGCAAGTTGATCAAGCTGATTACTGCCAAATAACTTACCTAAGTGAAAATCGCTTGCCACACCAATACGCATAGGAGCCAGTGCTTTATCAAGCGTGATTGAATAATGCACTACCTTAGGGGTATAAGCATTGTAGATTGCCAGCCCAACCAAGCCGAAAAACGCAATAGGGTAGGCAATACGTAACCCGATTTGCAAATTTTTAGTCGGAACTGACCGCTTGCAGAGCCAATAAATAACCAAGGTGATGCTACTGATGAGAAACAGAAAAAGCAGCAACGTAAGCACGAGGGCAACGGTTCGGAAAATAGGAACGATCTGTGTGATGTGGATTAACATCATCCCATTGGCAATCAAATAACTGCTTATTGCAAACCGTTTAAATCCGCTATTTGAGAGCTTGAATAACCAAGCTGCCGTACGAGCAAAACAGTAAAGTAAAAACTGTAACGCTAATACGGCAATAGCTAATGTAATATAATGACGTAATTCCATTACAAACTATAATTCTGTGGTGCTGCTTGAATACGTTTCATTAGATCGGTCGTGATTACATCTTCTAGCTCATTACTGTCGTCTTCATTGACTGATTTTGTGAAGCGGAAGGAATTCACAACCATGGAACCTACAT encodes:
- a CDS encoding metallophosphoesterase, producing MELRHYITLAIAVLALQFLLYCFARTAAWLFKLSNSGFKRFAISSYLIANGMMLIHITQIVPIFRTVALVLTLLLFLFLISSITLVIYWLCKRSVPTKNLQIGLRIAYPIAFFGLVGLAIYNAYTPKVVHYSITLDKALAPMRIGVASDFHLGKLFGSNQLDQLADIFNEQKVDLILLPGDIMDDNVDAYLAEQMQPHLAKLQAPLGVYATLGNHDFFGAQRKIASEIQKAGIQVLWDQAVSLGGKFTIIGRNDELNKKRPATEQLLQNVDTSKPVFLLDHRPTGIVKHSQLPIDVQVSGHTHNGQIFPANLITRMMYRLNHGYEKIGLGHYFVTSGYGFWGIPMRLGSQSEVMIIDVKGR